A portion of the bacterium genome contains these proteins:
- the recO gene encoding DNA repair protein RecO, producing the protein MIIKTTGVVLRLDPFSKTSQVITWLTPDYGRTVTLAKGAKRIKNNLIGQYDCFYTCELLFYKSRHSSLHILKECSPIAPRTAFRTDWRASITASYLCDLLSRLTPPDAASPALFNWAEQTLDFLANQGTSETVMNWSELKLLKHLGVAPQLSNCLNCGTPSFPNDRPTWFSISRGGLVCAHCHRVHDSLTIPLTHDILGMLKGWENTDTPAMAKRTICTPRQAESANKLLSAFIHYHLQSSRSRDIVSSLMG; encoded by the coding sequence ATGATCATTAAGACTACAGGAGTGGTGCTTCGGTTGGACCCCTTTTCAAAAACCTCTCAGGTGATTACCTGGCTCACCCCTGATTATGGCCGAACGGTGACGCTGGCCAAGGGCGCCAAGCGCATCAAAAACAATTTGATTGGTCAATATGACTGCTTTTACACCTGTGAGCTACTTTTCTATAAAAGCCGACACAGCTCCCTACACATCCTCAAGGAATGCTCGCCCATCGCCCCGAGAACGGCCTTCAGAACCGACTGGCGCGCCTCAATCACGGCCTCCTACCTCTGCGACCTCCTGAGCCGCCTGACGCCGCCTGACGCCGCCAGCCCCGCCCTCTTCAACTGGGCCGAACAGACACTGGACTTCCTCGCAAACCAAGGGACGTCGGAAACGGTGATGAACTGGTCAGAGTTAAAACTGCTGAAACACCTTGGCGTCGCCCCTCAACTGTCAAATTGCCTTAATTGCGGCACGCCGTCATTCCCTAATGACCGGCCCACATGGTTTTCAATATCAAGAGGTGGATTGGTGTGTGCCCACTGCCATAGAGTGCATGACAGCCTGACGATTCCCCTGACACACGACATTCTGGGAATGTTGAAGGGGTGGGAAAACACTGATACGCCCGCCATGGCCAAACGCACCATTTGTACGCCCAGGCAAGCCGAATCAGCCAACAAACTCCTGAGCGCCTTTATCCACTACCACTTGCAGTCTTCTCGCTCACGAGACATTGTCAGCAGCTTGATGGGATAA
- the ybeY gene encoding rRNA maturation RNase YbeY, with product MHVSVTNLQRRKIKILAIRKLAKLLLDRSGQRARMAWGEVSVVLVDDRQSQEVNRNHLGHDYATDVISFNFEPMPGDSESEMNGEVVINVELACRLGPAYKGADRELALYLAHGCDHLSGADDDTPKHRQQMRRRELRWLKDAKHDGLCDNLFQRGNKPRQSSPSSAKHPSP from the coding sequence TACTGGCGATACGGAAGTTGGCAAAGTTATTACTGGATAGATCAGGCCAACGGGCAAGGATGGCGTGGGGAGAGGTGTCAGTAGTGCTAGTGGACGACCGGCAATCACAGGAAGTTAATCGGAACCATCTCGGCCATGACTACGCCACTGATGTGATCAGTTTCAATTTTGAGCCAATGCCAGGTGATTCAGAGAGTGAAATGAACGGCGAAGTGGTCATCAATGTCGAATTAGCCTGCCGACTGGGGCCAGCCTATAAGGGGGCTGACCGCGAATTGGCCCTTTACCTGGCCCACGGGTGTGACCATCTATCCGGCGCAGATGACGATACCCCGAAACACCGCCAACAGATGCGGCGAAGAGAGTTACGCTGGTTAAAGGATGCCAAACACGATGGCCTTTGTGATAATTTATTTCAGCGGGGAAACAAGCCTCGGCAATCCTCCCCCTCTTCGGCAAAACACCCCTCACCCTAG